From the Bdellovibrio reynosensis genome, one window contains:
- the flgA gene encoding flagellar basal body P-ring formation chaperone FlgA — translation MKKLFLFVFLINLQVFARPEVTIPSSVEISQRQLMRLSDIAEVTNANPELLSFLESIVIREDARELLLSQKLESQEILKKVFAAMKSEPGLKKLNPSFKIPAEVHVAFSQTPISRQEIERKLLNNLRTRCSECEYKVTIQSTPVPSTKQWELDFSELTGKGGFLLPVRDGDLKQLKWISGTIRVSQLTPVANRLILQNERVQPGDVRMAMTDVTYSKDTVLRIEDIQGQLAVRSLPLGTPVWSSDLKREPAAKRGQIVKAILGDDSFEVSVNMQAEDNGFVGDLVKVKNLETQKVLSGIVIEKGVVKLQ, via the coding sequence ATGAAGAAGCTGTTTCTTTTTGTCTTTTTAATTAACCTTCAGGTCTTTGCCAGACCTGAGGTGACTATTCCAAGCAGCGTTGAAATTTCTCAACGCCAATTGATGCGTCTTAGTGACATCGCTGAAGTGACTAACGCCAATCCAGAATTGTTGTCCTTTTTAGAAAGCATCGTAATCAGAGAAGATGCCCGTGAACTACTGTTATCGCAAAAATTGGAATCCCAAGAAATCTTGAAAAAAGTTTTTGCGGCAATGAAAAGTGAGCCGGGACTTAAGAAACTAAATCCGTCTTTTAAAATTCCTGCAGAAGTGCATGTGGCGTTTTCACAAACCCCAATTTCGCGTCAGGAAATTGAACGTAAGCTTTTAAATAACTTAAGAACTCGCTGCAGTGAATGTGAATACAAAGTCACAATCCAAAGCACTCCAGTACCCTCTACCAAACAGTGGGAGCTGGATTTTAGTGAACTTACGGGCAAAGGTGGCTTTTTGCTACCAGTGCGTGATGGCGATCTAAAGCAGTTAAAATGGATTTCTGGAACAATTCGTGTTTCCCAATTAACCCCCGTGGCCAACCGCTTGATCTTACAAAATGAGCGGGTGCAGCCAGGTGATGTGCGTATGGCAATGACTGATGTCACTTATTCTAAGGACACGGTATTGCGTATTGAAGACATCCAAGGGCAATTGGCAGTTCGTTCCCTTCCTCTTGGAACTCCTGTGTGGAGTTCTGATCTCAAACGTGAACCGGCAGCTAAGAGAGGACAAATTGTTAAAGCCATTCTTGGCGACGATAGCTTTGAAGTTAGCGTCAACATGCAGGCTGAAGACAACGGCTTTGTCGGGGATCTTGTCAAAGTTAAGAATTTAGAAACTCAAAAAGTTCTATCCGGCATTGTTATTGAAAAAGGTGTGGTGAAGTTGCAATGA